GGGGCTCGAGCAGCAACCGCTGCGAACCGATGCGACGCGACCCCCGAGAAGGCGATCCTCGTGGCGCGATGAATTACGGTGCCCCATGTCAGAGTTTGTCCTGGAGCGCCTGGCGAAGCTCTTCCGTAGCTTTGACCACATCCTGGCTCTGCCGCAGGTGGATCTCCGATCGAACGTATTGCACCGTCGAGTTCGACCGTCTGATGGAATTCCCGGTGCCGAATTTCGGCCGTGGGATCCTCACGCGTTGCACGTCGCTAAGCCACGACTCCATTTCCGATCTGGTGCGCTGCTCGTTCTACGACGCCCTGAAACACAATCCCTTGTCTGTTCATCCTTGATTAGCGCATGGTCGCGAATAGAGCACGGCGATAAATTTGCTCGTCCGATaaacttctttttcttttttgccaTTGCGTCGGTCGAACAGTGAAAGCAAATGAAGAAGATGAGAGGATGAAAGGTTGAAAGACGCGGACAAAACTGTGGGTGAATGAACATTCCGGGTTCGGTAAATGTACGCGCGATCGCAGCAAGTGacgcgtggcgtggcgtgccGTGACGTCGCATTGCTTGTTGGGCACGGGAAAAAATAAACTAGGAAACGAGAACGAGAGCGGTGGTCATTGTCGGTCGAGGGCAATGGGTCGTGAGCGATACGTGACAAAAGCCGGAGAATGTCACTGGGCCAAGTCGTCCGGCTGGAGATTCCGGCTCACCTGATCCGAATCTCAATCGGTCTGGGAGACTCGGCTTCTCGGAGTCGTGGTGGAGAATTGGCCACCGTGCGCAACAACCCAGCTGAAATCAGCGAATTGGTGTTCCAAAAATATGTACTCCGGTGTTCTGAAATCTCTGCCGATAAATCTCATCGATCAGCGAAATATCGTTTGTATCGTGTATCGGTTGTATCGCGTGCGTCGCGAAAGACGGAGCCGCGAGGAATTTGAAAACGGCCAAGAATTACTGAAAACTTTTAGTCTTGGAAAGAACGTTGGTACGGTCATGCCCAAATACCGTTACTGTAcatatttcttcgaaatcgGACATAGTTGCTCGAAAATTCAGCAATCGCTGGTTAAGCGCGCAACGTCGCGATGTTGGGAGCCActggaataaattatgaagCGACTCCGCACAGCTGTCGGTCATTCCgagaaaatgcaaaattaaatttcttcccCTCGCCTTCGAACCAAAGATACCGTGTAAATAACGTTCCTTGTTCGACCATCGTCACGTCTCTCTACATTCGTCCCGTCCCTACGACCGTCTCGATTTTTCAGTTCTTGTCCGATTccaagaaaattatacaacGCCCGTGAGAGCGGCGTCGTTTCAGCCGTGAAGAGACGGGCAACGAGAgtgcgagagagcgagaaaaagaaggagaggagaggagagaagaggagagggagggagggagggagggagggagagagaaaggaagactCAGAAATCGAGAGCTTCCCGAGTCTCGCGATACCGTCGCTGTGTCATTTTGCGTTTCTTAATGTCGCGTCGGTGGCTGCCGGCGGGGTCTGGGAACACCGGACGTAAACAAGTTCGTAAAACCCTATGGTAGATCGTGTCGTTCCAGGAATCCGAATACGACTCGATCCCTGTTTGATCTCTCGTTCCTACTTCGATCCTTTCGACCATTTAATTACCTTGTATCGCGAACTCGAAATTTTACCAATGCCCCATgcgcaaaaatatatttttacgcgaATCGACTGCACAGTCGTTGTAAACGCGAATTTTCAGCGGAAACGATTTCGTTCGACCGTTTCTAGTTACAACGACAAGTGGAAGAAGCTCGAAATGTCGCGCGGTCAGATTCGGATGAAATCAGATTAAATGAAGCaagaataatcgaataatcggcaacgaaaatatatttgaacgaCATCGGTGACAGGTATGCGTCGCATGCGAATGCCTACCTGCGCTCGAGAAAAAGCGAGCAACGGGAAACGGAAGATAACTCGCAGCTGCttaatttccataaaactGAACGGCGGTTATTGGGAAAGATCGAAGCCGCTGCACGATGTTGGCATATTATTACCGTAGCGAATAAACGTAATGTACTTAACCAAACCGCGAACGGTTCCCGACGTGCGAACGTATACACCTCGTCTCGTTCGCGGTCACTCTTGACTCGTCATTCGAGTCGTCTCACCTTGTCCAAGTACAATCGAGTCAATCTTTACATCTACtatctcgaaatcgaaattaatatctatacttttctcgaaatcgaagccatCTCAAAACCTACCGCGTCGAAGTCGTCGCGATCTCTGCAGCTCCTGTCGCGAACGCGAGACGATTCGATTCACTTGCGGTCGCGACCGCGTGGCCGATGGCGTGTAGAGATGTCTACACTTGCTGTCCCTCGAATTACACAATATCATATGTAgcattgtttttaatacttctttttgactttaatacatcttttataattacgaatcggttttttaaatgtttttttttcgtaaataaaataaaatacttgattcgtataatgaataaatacggtgtaaaatatgtcgtgtttggtatcattttaattggaaaaatctgaccaatatattaaacaaattttcatgtataaaaaattggaaataagaaagttaagtAATCGTTTTTATGCTAGCGTTACAATGTATGTATTCATAGTAATCTACAGCGGCATGCGGCGGCTGCCTTTCCAAGTTACAATGTAGTTTCGTTCGCCCCGAGTCTcgttccatctctctctctctctctctctctctctctctcttttatgaGATGTCCCTAACTACAAAGGCGAGCCGCGAGGATCGATAACCGTGTCTCTTCGGATTCAGTTTGTGACGACTTTCGATTCCTACTCGGCGACATTAACTGAATCATTACTGTACGTGCGCGAGTCCGCAACCGGAGGCTGCTTCTCGCACCGATTGAAAATCAACAGACGGAGAACGACGGGATTCGCGAGCCACGCGCAACGCGATGTATGCATAGATAGATATTTACGGTGCTTTTTATACGCGATCGATATGCGCCCGCCTCGAATTTCACGGTGGCAGATTGGTTAAATGGTGAAAGGAACAGTTCGCGTTCGCGCTCACAGGACGATAAGAGACGATCGAACCGGTTAAAAGTATGGATTCCCACACTCTGTGCTCCGCGAATACCGTACAGTACAGAATAAACAGTTAGACGTTAGCCGAGGGGGCCACCACCGTATGGCCAGGTCGAACCGTTCAGATACGTTGCCAACGACCGCGCAACGTTTTCGCTGCTTGTCCCCAGTCATCGTTCTTTTCGACGTCACTTTGTCCAGAACTCGTTCCCGAAATTACTCAAACCTACGCTATAACCTACCAACGAAACTGTAGACTCTCGGAAACATGGTAACACTCAGAAAAATTCGTGTCTCCCCATTGGCAGCATTACATGGCGTGACATAAACCATACGAGATACGGTAATATTCTTCCGGCGGTCTGGAAACATCTTTTCGGCTGGGGACTGCGATGGATCTACGGTTGATTTATGACGATGGAGCAGTCGATTGTCGGcgagaaatatgtaaaacgGCACGGTTGATCGTCGGCTCGATTTGCCACGgatctatttaataatatcgccCCTTGCCCAAGGAGGTAACACGAGAACCGCGGGAAAGAAACGCGACTAGAAAAAGGAGTCGTTGCGAAATTGGCGAGGCCGCGATTCCCGCAGTCGCTCGCTGAAACAACAATGAAACGCGCGGAAAGCGATAACGTTGATTATCCGCGCCTTTGTCGACGACCGATGCAGGATTAAACGATACCGGGTGACGCGCGACGACACGTTTGCGTTCCAATCGCGAAACGATGAAAGAGTCGTATCGAAACCTCGAAAACTGGGCAGaccgtaattaaaaaaactcgACGCAAGAATAATTACGGCCAACTATCCATACATACGATACATATGTAGTCGACTATTTCTTATCGCGTCGCAGCTCGCGATTAGACCGCGTCCAATGATTTTAGAAACGACGAAGCGAGACATACCGTAGATATTAGCGATCGGACTCGTACGCGTTTGCTCTTTGTTCGTGCCCTGCAAAGTCGTCGATACGCACGTATCCCCAACGGTTTCGTACCGCGGTTCGTCACAGCGGACCGTCGTCGGATCTTTCGTTGTCCCAGGAATCGAGAATTCGTGCGAAATCAACATTTTAGAACACTTGGATTTCGAATGGTTAATGGGCAGTggtattgatttttaatcagCACTTCTCGAGACCTAGATTATTTCATGTTCTTGGTCTCGTTCACGTTAATCgctaattaaatattggttCGCTTTTCAAACGATAAGATATAGTCACGGTAACAGGAAATTGGTGCCAGGTTATACGTATGTATCGcgtaaacgattaaataaatctatgaCGATACAATTGGTACGCGATAGATCGGGACTGTTGGTTGTGAAATTACTACAACGATACAAACTGCGATTTCTTGCGAGAAGAGTCGGTACGAAAGCGTTCGTATCGAATCCGAAACAACTTTCTCCCGCCTTCCGTTATCTTCCATATCGTTCGAATTTTCTACGAATCTTCCCACCACCCAGGAGCTCGACTAATCGCAACCGCGATACGCAACGTCGACAGAGTACTTGCGAATCTTATTCACTCTTGAACTCATTCGagcttgaattaaaaaaaaaattgagttCAAATTGAAACGTACAACCCACCCGTCGACTATTTTTCAACGTAATGAGTAAGCAATTAACACGGACAGTTCACGGAGAGACCCCGCCACCGTGCCGCTGCGCAAGAACGAGGACGCGAACAAAAACAAGAGCAAGAGCAAAGACAAGAGCACAAAACCAGCaacaaaaagtattttacAAAGTACACTGGTCGGCGTTCGCCTGCGAAACTACGAAACTGCGGGATTTCGAGCCTGCGAACCCGATCAAACGTATCGCGGGAAATTCCGCTGATCATGCGTCGATAATAGTCGGCGATCGTTATGAAATCGGTCGGACCGAACCGGACACCAGACCGGACCGTTCAACGAGTCTCGAGGAAAACGAACGATAATCGCGAAACGCGTTATCCGCTCGACCAACCAAGTACGGTTCAAAGAAAACGGGCTCCGAGACCAACGCAACAAGCTACTTACTCGACGTTCCCGAGTTTACTTTCGACCGATATTCAGAAATcgttttggaaataatattccgcGGCACCGAGTGCCTATATGGCAGAAAGAGTGGATGACAGTGGCGGTTAAATACTCCGACCAAGTATCCTTCTGGTTTCGTTACAAACCTGTCATAGATCTATCGAAATCTCCTTACTCGAAATTACAAAAGTCTCTATGgatttaatacaaaatgaatttacaaGTACCCGTCGATCGTCAAAGGCGCGTTTGCGAGACGAACAAGATGGAAAAGTGTCGAATGCTGGAACGTCGGAACGCTGCTGCAACGCTGAAACGCGCGAGGTGTTGACCGACACGAGACACAAACGACTAGATCGCGTCTTTCCCGGTTCTCGATTACGTTTCCAGCGACGACGGGACCTCCGACAGTATCCTTGAAACGGCAGTTTTTAACGAGTTTATGGATCAAGGATCGACGGGATTCGAAAGTTCCATGTTCGGGGAATGTTGAGCAATGGTCTACGCGTGCCGATGGAAACCAATAACTTGCCAATGATCCAACGGTCTTAGTCGAATGCGATACCTTTGGGGGATTGTTGTGAAATCAGCCTCGTTCGAATTTTCCTTACGACAACTGGCGTCTTACGGTAATCTTTCGctatacgcgcgcgcgcgcacacggaCGAAGAAATTCTCTAGCAACAAGATTCCGACAATCGTTCTTTTCTTTATCGCACGCCAAGCTATGAAATCTGAAACTCGACAGCTCCACCGCAAtcgaaggaaagaaaagattGCGAAACACCGTTTGCAAATCTGCGCAACTGTGAAAAATCGTAACAGACCTGTCTTCGAAAGGTGATATTGAGGAATCGATTAAAACTGGCCAAGTTTTGGCCTGTCAATCGGGTTTTCGTCTATTCAGACTCACCTGAAAAGTAGCCGGAGGTATAGAGCGAATCCGTTCGTTGGAGCTGCAGGTGATCCCACGCGCAACCGACGGATATCGTATGATCGAAAGTATCGGTAACGGTGGATCGCGAGCAAGATCGAAGATGGAAGCGACAGCACGCAGCCTGACGGCGTCGCCACAACTGACTCAGAAACCGAGTGCGATACGACGGTGCGCCAGCTCTCCGGTTCGCGTTTAGCCGATCGTCTGCGGGCAACTGCGGCCTGGGGGACGAGCGAATCTCTTGGCAGAACGAAGACGGAAACGAGAGGGAAACGAAACGGAAGGGAAAcggggaacgagagagagcgagcgagagagagagggagagagagagagagagagagagagagagcgaggtaGCGATCCGCGGCGAGTGGGGCAGACAGGTAACAGGTGAGAGGGGCAGAAGGTGGAAGTATTGGTCTTACAACGTTGCCAGGTTGTCCGACGATCCACGAATATACATACGTGTGTAGGTACTAGATGGGTTACGCGTACGGAGAACCGCGTGCAAGCAAGTAAAACGACGAGTGGAAGCGTCGATCTCCGCATGATGACATCGAAAACGGGATGATAACGGGAGGAGCGGCGTCGAACAAAGAATCGGCGAGGTGGCTCGCTGCTGTCCGAGGAACGTCGACGAGTCGACACTTCGGATGTCGCGCGGCGCAGAACGTTAGGAGCGTCCGACACGCTCCGTACACATTACGGTGCACCCAGAGCGTCGAGGCTATCTCCTATCGTCGGTTCTTGGTTTTCATAAACCGCTACGGAAACCAACGGCCACCAACCAGTCTGGAATCCGAATGAAATATCCGGAGTTGGTCGCTAGATGGATTACGCGAATCACAGATCGAGACGATGGAGTCCCTGGATTGCCACGCTGGacttttcaaattgaaaacgtagaatttgatttaataaggTTTCTTACTCGAAACAGCCCGGTAAAGCAAAACGCTTCGAGGTTACCGGAGCGAGGAACTCGCCAGCAAAGTCGCCCCTACTGTTAGGTAACTTATGTCCCCGGTTACCTAACGTACTCGCGCACACCGCACAAGGAAAAAGCACGGTCGTCTTAACAGCAAActacgcgtcgcgtcggataTTGACGACGCGGTGGAATAATACGAACTAAACGATCTGCGCTCGTAACGAGCAGGCCGACGCGCGTTGGACACGgacgattcaatttcattctaTAATGCAAGAACGACTGCACCACACTCCCCGATTGCTATGGCCTACAGAGATCCTAGGACAACGAAGCGCGTCGATACGCGACGAATACGAAACATGGACGAGAAAAGACAAATGCATTTTGGAATCTTTGCACAAAGACTCGCGTTCGTGGAATCTATTGCATCGATTTAGGCGAGATTGGTATCGTCTTCTAATACAACGTTTTTTCAACATCGTTATTCCGATTCCGGTTCGGTTAAATTGCGGCAGACTCGAAGATGTTGGCGCGACCTCTCAAGCGGTGACGAGGAGATCCGTTCATTGTGGaatctttagaaaaattgttctcgcGAACGATAGCGTTACGGGAATGGGAAGATAGGGTTAACGGAAAATCTGTCGACGTCGATGGAGAAACAGCTCGGCCTGGCTCGGTACGGCCCCCGAAAACTAGGCAATCTAGAAGATCTAGATCTGGATCTAGATCTAGATCTAGCCAACCGATGCCGAATCCGTGGAATCGTTTTTAACTCGTTGCTGCGAATCGCCTCGGGGCGAGCGACCAGAAAATAAGAAGGATCATAGTTTCTCTCGGTGAGAATTATGTATTGGTCGACGGCGGGCGACGGCAAGCGTATCGCTAGTTGCGccgaatagaatagaataggaTAGGATCGCGGGTAACATAGTGGACGAATACGACCGGAACTTGGACAGACTGTGACCTTCGCGGCAATCGTTCGCAGACGCAAAAAGCGACAGATTGAACGCGTTAATTCCTCTGGGACGTGAGAACTTGGATCGACCCAGATCCGCGGAGACATTGCGGAGACAAGATGGGCGTCGGCCAAGCTGTCGGTGCCGCTTTTTGGACCCGCTTCGTCTTCCCGGTATGCGTGTATAACGGAACGACgctgacgcgacgcgacgcgaagcgACGCGACTGAACGGACAAGCCGAAAACTTTCTCCGGCGCTGACCTATTATCGGTTCGCCATTATTGTCGTTGTTCCGAGCAGTCGGTTAAGGTTAGTGGGTAACCGTGGCCGCTGCCCGCTGCAGTTGCATTTGCCCTATTCCATCGCTACTGAATTAGAAGCTGACCGATGGTTCGAACGAGGGTCACGTTTTTTAGACTGGAACGTTACTCTTTTGACGCAATCGCGATGGAAACCGGTAATTCCCTCCGTAAACATCCCGgactaaaataattgatcttCCCGACTAGAAAGTTTCACCGGGATGACTGTTCCAACACTGCTTGTAGCGCAGACTCGTTCGGtcgcaaagagagagagagagagagagagagagagagagagagagagagaagctcTCTCGAACGGTCCTACCATCAACAATTTCATCGGTATTCGAAAGACGCCGAAAGGATTCCGGAATCGCCTAGCTTCTAAATAATGTTGGAAATTAAAACGCACGATAAGATTTTCGCGAACAAAGTGTCAACAGCGACGGGCAATGCTACACGTACTCGTTCCATAGTGAACTTTGAACGATGTCGACGGTATGCCAAAGTCTTTGAAACAAGACGACCAAAAGCGAAATGAAGAAAATCGGTTCGGTAACTCTCGAGAAGAGGACGAGACGgacgaggaagaaaaagaataagatCCTCGACTCGTGTTTATGACTTAAGTGGCGGAGAATTTATTACCTCGGCCGGTGATTGTCGGCGATCAAGCTGCGCGCGAGTATGCCAAGAGAGAAGAAAACGGAAGAAAAGAGGAGACCGTTCTGGGCCCCGGCAAGAAAATTGGAACGAGTCTCGCTCTTTTGATCGATTTCTCGAACGCCGCGTCGACCAGCCGTTGGTTATCTCTTATCTCCGAACCGGTTCAATCCGCGGATCATCCTTCTATTTAGCTGCTGCCTTTATACCTTTACACCTTTACACTTTTACGCCTTTACAcctttatacatttataccTTTATACCTTTTCTCTGCTGCCCCCTCATTCTGCTCCTTACGTGTTCCCCCCGCCCTtgctccttctcctcctcccgtACCCATTCGAGATGACTCACTGTGTACGCATAGCTGCAATTAATATCGAAGAACTACGGGGGTCAGCGTCCAAGCtgaacgaaagaaaaggaaaaatgatAGGGGGGCCGGTACGAGTAGGTAATCTTTCATCGGTTAAAAGCTTGCTCCACGAATCGATTTAATTGCAGAATCAGTTACCTTTGTCAGTTGATGTTGCCGCCCGACCACCGCGCCACGATGCGGAATTTATTCCGACCATGGTGATCGCAtcggtgcggtgcggtgcgaCGCGGCGTTCAATCGAGCGACCGCGGAATGGGAAAGAAAGCGACTGCTGCAATCGAACTGACGGTTATCGTTTGTGTACCGCTCCTCTTTGTTGCTTCAACAGCTTGGGCAGATTTTAGGAAATTTGAAGCAGCGATGGTTCGCTGCCCAGGAATTCCTTCGCGAAATTCCCACAGACTCTGACAGTTCGTTTCTGATAAATTGTTCCGCAGTGTCCGCTCTTTGTGCGCCGGATACAACGGACGGAGGTTCCTCGAACAGTTCATGAAAACCTCTACTCTTTAATGCTTCAAATAAAACCGATCGTTAAGGAGGATGCGACCGTCCTTTCTTCGTAAACGATCAATTGCTCTCTGAAATTGCTGTATCGCGAAAGCTACGCAAGCTGTCCGTACctatatttgcataattttacCACAGCATAGAATTCTAATGCGCGTCGCTCGCGTCTTTAAATGGTCTCTTTTCGCAAGTCCATCGACGATCTGCAGCCAGTCCACCAATAATCCGTTCGCGCGACAAACGGATCGGTGTGTCGGAAAGGTTTGCTCGTGCTCGCGCGCACAGCGCGAAGCGCGACCGCAAACCGTTGATTAGTGCGCGCCTGCGTGGGTACGCAGAATCCAGCCCGATATTTATTACCCTAGTTAATTAAGCCTATTGCAACGCGAATTCTTTAACAGTACACGAATACGGCACGAAGCGGATTATGCTTCGTGCCGTTTGTGATCGCGCGTTCCCGTTATTCGCGGGCATTGGCGTTCCGACAACCGATCCAAGACCATTCCGCGTAAAGATCTAGAGAAACGGTCGCCGATTCACGCTTAATTGCGATTAATCGCCGAACCGATGCTAATCGTCTCTCTGTCCTCGCGAACAGCCTTTTTGTtgcgaaacgcggcgcgctCTTGCTTTTCGCGACCGCTAATTACGGACATCTGTTACGATTCGAAATTCGACTAGATATCGGACGCGAACGTAGAGAACAAATTATCGCAACACGAACGGTGCCCAGCTAATTCCGAGTGAAACGCGCGCTGTTTGGGCAGCGCGTTGCCTTTCATTGGTCGCCTGCGAAGCATTCACGAGGCGTTGgcggagcggcgcgcgcgcgcttacGTCGCGGCTGCTGGATCTCGCGAGAAAAGAAATCGTTCGTTAAAGGCACGCGACGCGCCCCAATTACTCGATACAACTGCGACcaatatcgaataaatctgGTCCCGATGAATAATGGATCGACGCATGCTGCTGAAACGTCGCGACGATACGAGCTTTCGTCTCATCCCTGGTTAATAGAATCAACCTGTTTCGACGCTGCGTGTCATTCATTTGAAACAATGAGCAGTACTGCTCGCGCGACTCGGTGATTTAAACGTGTGGGCAAGAAGCGCCATCGCATCTCATCCCGTCGCGACCCGTCCCCGCGACCCGTCTGATCCGAGCGACAcatattatttcgataaataaagataatcaGACTGATTGGTGTTGTGTCAAGACGCAACTAATTGCAGCTATTCGTAATCGCTCGACGTCTAGGTAGAATTCTCGCAAAACCGTTTCAAAGAAATCTGTGGAGGCTGCTGAGCGAACGCGAACGAGCGAATGTACTTTAATTTGCTCTTCCTATCTGTGAATCGTGTGTCTGGTGATTGGCAAATCGTTCCAGGAATCAACGTGTACCATTCTGCTAGTGTTTCATTCgttcgtatttttataattgttctattttgtTGTCTTCTCAAATATTTGTACGATTATGTCTCGTCCTGTGccgagaatttatttctctctcgatAAACGAGCTTTCTGCTTTTCGTTCGTTTGCTCCGTGTATCATCAAGGTTGAAAAATGTCGTAGGAATGGCGATACGATTGCAGGGGAATTCTAATGCACGGCTCGattgaaattgtgaaaataaatagcatAGGACAATCGACGAAAAGTAAGTAGAACACGCGTTGGTAGGGCAATCGATGGAAACAAACTCGATCGAGCAGCATTACGCACAGCCAAACTAAATAAATCTTGAGGCGCTGGGAGAGTTCACCGCGACGGAGAAATTACATCTTCTATGTTCGATTACAAATATTGCCACATCCATCCATTGTATTTTTCAGTAGTTGCCACATCCGCGATACACCCGAGACAATCGTCTCTACCAACACTGCACCCTTGACACTCCTATTACCACCCACAACCTGTCGCCGCGTCACGCCACAGCCCAGAGAAATTTTCGGAACGCTCTCGGAAACACCCGACGACGGAATGGCTACGAAACAGTGGGGGTGGGTGGGGGACAGTTCAAAAGTCGATCCCGCGATAAATAACTATTCATCCCCGAGAGAACTGGAGTCGGAATGGTGGGCAAAGGGAAGCAGCGCGCGTAACCATATACCGGCTAACACAAGGCTTTACCGATCTTTTtctcccggcgcggcggcatCGCGACGCAGGAGAGCGACGGTGGTTGCGATGCTAGCGACGCCGAGATGATCGGTAACGGGAGACGCGGATGCGGAACGGAAAGGGATCGCGATatggaggaggatgaggacgAAGGAAGGGAGGAAAGGAGCTCGGAAGGTGGAGGTGGTGGAGGTTTCGGTGGTTGGAGGTCCCATTTGCTCGGTGGGCTGACGCAACGAGTCAAATCCTGGTACTGGGGCGCCAGGCCCCTCGTAAGTTTTATAATCGAACCAAccacacacgcgcgcgtgcacacacacacacacacgtctACATTTATCACGCACAGatacttcttctttttctactACTACTGCTACGACTACTACTACGACTACTACTACGACTACTATTATtacctcttcttcttcttcttcttcttcttcttcttcttcttcttcttcttcttctttttctgtcCTTTCATCTCCAtattcttcgttttttttcaaGCTATCACGCGTTGCCCAGTGTTCCGTTAACGGCAGCATTGCGACGCTTCGGAGTGTTTCCAGCGCGGAAATCTTCTCGAGAattcttgaaaaatcgatttaacgAATTAGACCGATAATCGACATAGAATAGGATCGAGAGGTTAGCTTGGAGCCGATGGTTTTACCGTACGCAAAATTCAGAAATGTTTTCAGACTCGTCCAAATTTTTAATAGGGATAACAATTGAATACCCAAAGGTTGCAAGGTACTACCAACTGTTATTCCTTTTTTTGGTTCTT
This sequence is a window from Augochlora pura isolate Apur16 chromosome 9, APUR_v2.2.1, whole genome shotgun sequence. Protein-coding genes within it:
- the LOC144475184 gene encoding uncharacterized protein LOC144475184, whose translation is MESWLSDVQRVRIPRPKFGTGNSIRRSNSTVQYVRSEIHLRQSQDVVKATEELRQALQDKL